From the Panthera leo isolate Ple1 chromosome C1, P.leo_Ple1_pat1.1, whole genome shotgun sequence genome, one window contains:
- the HES2 gene encoding transcription factor HES-2 produces the protein MGLPRRAGDPAELRKSLKPLLEKRRRARINASLRQLKGLILPLLGRESSHCSKLEKADILEMTVRFLQELPASSGPAAAPAPSDSYGEGYRACLARLACVLPACRVLEPAVSARLLEHLRRRAAGTTPDGGRAGDSCGPPAPSPPAAPAPAPPEPPRGLWRPW, from the exons ATGGGGCTGCCTCGGAGGGCGGGGGACCCGGCGGAGCTGCGCAAG AGCCTGAAGCCGCTGCTGGAGAAGCGCCGCCGCGCGCGCATCAACGCGAGCCTGAGGCAACTCAAGGGGCTCATCCTGCCGCTGctgggcagggag AGCTCCCACTGCTCGAAGCTGGAGAAGGCGGACATCCTGGAGATGACCGTGCGCTTCCTGCAGGAGCTGCCCGCGTCCTCCGGGCCCGCGGCAGCGCCCG CGCCCTCCGACAGCTACGGTGAGGGCTACCGCGCCTGCCTGGCGCGTCTGGCCTGTGTGCTGCCCGCCTGCCGCGTCCTGGAGCCCGCCGTGAGCGCTCGCCTGCTGGAGCACCTGCGGCGGAGGGCGGCCGGCACCACCCCCGACGGGGGGCGCGCTGGGGACTCCTGCGGCCCTCCCGCGCCTTCCCCGCCGGCCGCGCCTGCGCCCGCGCCCCCTGAACCTCCCCGCGGCCTCTGGAGGCCCTGGTAG